Proteins encoded within one genomic window of Spirochaeta isovalerica:
- a CDS encoding dihydroorotate dehydrogenase electron transfer subunit yields the protein MQQFFSQIQNLNPVATGYFRLDFHWPIDEVPRAGQFLTIRVGDVSSPLLRRPFALSAFDSSSRTASIIFQKIGKATELLSEMNPGDPIDILGPLGNSFSQKVTAMDAGKKNHIVVAGGIGTGPMLYLADELKREKKDPLLIIGCRSEHLVPYPALDNSIRTIICTDDGSAGFKGNVVDYMKSNPDPDSGTVIYSCGPKPMLMGCQNYAEETGKSSYVSLEEVMACGVGACMGCTCETTDEKKYARVCKDGPVFSGGEIKWT from the coding sequence TTGCAACAGTTTTTTTCTCAAATACAGAACCTGAATCCGGTCGCAACCGGATATTTCAGACTTGATTTTCATTGGCCGATTGATGAAGTCCCCCGTGCCGGGCAGTTTCTGACCATCAGGGTTGGCGATGTTTCTTCTCCCCTGCTTCGCAGACCTTTCGCCCTTTCCGCCTTCGACAGCAGCAGCCGTACCGCATCGATCATTTTTCAGAAAATCGGCAAGGCAACTGAACTTTTAAGTGAAATGAATCCGGGAGATCCTATCGATATCCTCGGACCTCTCGGTAACAGTTTTTCTCAAAAAGTAACGGCCATGGATGCCGGGAAAAAAAATCACATCGTCGTGGCAGGCGGTATCGGAACCGGACCCATGTTATATCTTGCCGACGAATTGAAGAGAGAGAAGAAAGATCCTTTGTTGATAATTGGATGCAGATCGGAACATCTTGTTCCGTACCCGGCACTGGATAATTCAATCAGAACAATTATATGTACCGATGACGGTTCAGCCGGATTCAAAGGAAATGTTGTGGATTATATGAAAAGCAATCCCGATCCTGATAGCGGCACTGTCATTTATTCCTGCGGTCCGAAACCGATGCTTATGGGTTGTCAAAACTATGCGGAAGAAACCGGGAAAAGTTCCTATGTTTCTCTTGAAGAAGTGATGGCCTGCGGTGTGGGAGCCTGTATGGGCTGTACCTGCGAAACCACAGATGAAAAAAAATACGCGAGAGTCTGTAAGGACGGCCCCGTATTCTCCGGTGGAGAGATAAAATGGACCTGA
- a CDS encoding response regulator: MVENRSSLILIVDDNVSNLQVLGAVLSGKGYEIAVAADAGEALDFLSTDVPDLILLDIMMPGTDGFELCRIIKQMEKLAEVPVLFLTALTDPDSIVKGFDSGAVDYISKPFNNAELLARIKTHLGLKKAREELKILRGTLPICVRCRKIKDEDGYWQLVEEYIESHTELLFSHGLCDSCSKELYGKYDWYNKEGKDKS; encoded by the coding sequence ATGGTAGAAAATCGCAGTTCGCTCATTCTGATCGTTGATGATAATGTTTCAAACTTACAGGTTCTGGGGGCAGTTCTCTCCGGGAAAGGCTATGAAATCGCTGTGGCGGCTGATGCCGGCGAGGCTCTGGATTTCCTGAGTACAGATGTTCCCGACCTTATTCTTCTCGATATTATGATGCCCGGAACAGACGGTTTTGAATTGTGCCGCATAATCAAACAGATGGAAAAACTGGCCGAAGTTCCCGTTTTGTTTCTGACGGCCCTGACAGATCCCGACAGTATCGTGAAGGGGTTTGACTCCGGAGCTGTCGATTATATCTCCAAGCCTTTTAATAATGCTGAACTTCTGGCCCGAATTAAAACTCATCTGGGATTGAAGAAAGCGAGAGAAGAGCTGAAAATTCTAAGAGGGACCCTTCCTATATGCGTTCGTTGCCGGAAGATTAAGGACGAAGACGGATACTGGCAGCTGGTGGAAGAATATATCGAGTCACATACCGAACTTCTTTTCTCCCACGGCCTTTGCGACAGTTGCTCTAAAGAGTTGTATGGTAAATATGACTGGTATAATAAGGAAGGAAAGGATAAATCCTAA
- a CDS encoding MBL fold metallo-hydrolase, whose product MTISILGSGTSHGVPVVGCTCPVCLSGNVKNKRTRASIAVHYKNTIILIDTATEFRLQAIREGLTKLDAIFFTHSHADHLHGLDDIRSISREKAIPMYGSKADLEEITNRFPYIFYNTVQKGGGKPQVIPHRLTGTGVKVGSIEVKPIPVKHGKLDIYGYRFNKRAAYITDCSEIPEESFPLLQNLDVLIIGALRYRSHPTHFNIEQALQVIKKISPGRAYLTHICHDLDHDQLEDELPGGVFPAYDGLKIDLHPPV is encoded by the coding sequence ATGACTATTAGTATTTTAGGTTCAGGTACGTCTCATGGTGTTCCGGTTGTGGGCTGTACCTGTCCTGTCTGTCTATCCGGTAATGTGAAGAACAAAAGAACCAGAGCTTCTATTGCAGTGCATTATAAGAATACGATCATTCTCATTGATACGGCGACAGAATTCCGTCTGCAGGCTATTCGGGAGGGCTTGACCAAACTGGATGCTATTTTTTTCACACACAGTCATGCGGATCATCTTCACGGACTCGACGATATACGGTCAATAAGCAGAGAAAAAGCTATTCCCATGTACGGATCAAAAGCCGATTTGGAAGAGATTACCAACCGCTTTCCCTACATTTTTTATAACACGGTACAGAAAGGCGGAGGAAAACCTCAGGTCATCCCGCACAGATTAACAGGAACTGGTGTTAAAGTGGGCTCAATTGAAGTAAAACCTATACCGGTAAAGCATGGTAAGCTTGATATATACGGATACCGATTCAATAAGAGAGCCGCTTATATAACAGACTGCAGTGAGATTCCGGAAGAAAGCTTTCCACTTTTGCAAAACCTGGATGTTCTTATCATTGGAGCTCTCAGATATAGAAGTCATCCTACTCATTTCAATATTGAACAGGCATTGCAGGTTATAAAAAAAATAAGCCCCGGAAGGGCTTATCTCACTCATATCTGTCATGATTTAGATCATGATCAGCTTGAAGATGAATTACCGGGGGGTGTGTTTCCCGCCTATGACGGATTGAAGATTGACCTTCATCCCCCGGTTTAA
- a CDS encoding ROK family protein, translating into MKSPINDLSLNSRKVLRTIWKHDGISRKKIAGILDLDKSTITKITNKLLKEHIIETTEMGDPGPLGGRRPIGLSIIGNTGTFLGVDFRTDECFILALDLKGRIQTEYSGKYTAGNFQSATEAMISLIKRIEQEQPVIGIGIGLPGIVNHRKGIVEKSYPLNIDKSLNLGEYLEKRTGFKVLLENDANCGCWSEYLSEENSSRTNMIYLKGTLDRQRKIDQELRGSGIGAGLLINGRVLHGRDFSAGEFRSAFVKSKDMEQFYSKEKTDVLEELASNMAMIINTFNINELVLGGDLPDLGDELLDLFSRHADLNWAYEGPANCRYRFSRMKDRDVAYGAAVMCLDRYYAL; encoded by the coding sequence GTGAAATCTCCCATAAACGATTTGAGCCTGAACAGCAGAAAAGTTCTCAGAACCATCTGGAAACACGATGGAATCAGCAGAAAAAAGATTGCCGGAATACTGGATCTCGATAAATCGACGATTACAAAGATAACAAATAAACTGCTTAAAGAACATATTATAGAAACAACAGAAATGGGAGATCCCGGTCCTCTGGGGGGCAGAAGACCCATCGGTTTATCGATAATCGGAAATACTGGAACATTTCTGGGAGTAGATTTCAGAACTGACGAATGCTTCATCCTGGCCTTGGACCTGAAAGGCCGAATCCAAACGGAATACAGCGGGAAATACACAGCCGGTAATTTCCAGAGCGCGACAGAAGCCATGATCAGCCTTATCAAAAGAATAGAACAAGAGCAACCTGTTATCGGAATCGGCATAGGCTTACCGGGTATAGTCAACCACAGAAAAGGGATTGTCGAAAAATCATACCCTCTGAACATCGATAAATCTTTGAATCTGGGAGAATATCTGGAAAAACGGACAGGCTTTAAGGTATTGTTAGAAAATGATGCGAATTGCGGTTGCTGGAGCGAATATCTCTCGGAAGAGAACAGCAGCCGAACCAATATGATCTATTTAAAGGGAACTCTGGATCGACAGCGTAAAATCGATCAGGAATTGAGGGGAAGCGGTATCGGGGCAGGCTTACTGATAAACGGAAGAGTTCTCCACGGGAGAGATTTTTCAGCAGGTGAATTCCGCAGCGCATTTGTAAAAAGTAAAGATATGGAACAATTTTACTCAAAGGAAAAGACAGATGTGCTTGAAGAGCTGGCATCCAATATGGCCATGATCATAAATACATTCAATATAAATGAACTTGTCCTGGGCGGGGATTTACCGGATTTGGGTGACGAACTGCTGGATCTGTTTTCCCGTCATGCCGATTTGAACTGGGCCTATGAAGGGCCCGCAAACTGCCGCTATCGATTCTCCAGAATGAAAGACCGCGATGTAGCATACGGCGCTGCCGTCATGTGTCTTGACCGATACTATGCGCTTTAG
- the lpdA gene encoding dihydrolipoyl dehydrogenase, whose amino-acid sequence MNNTTYDLIIIGSGPGGYVGAIRASQLGLKSCIIEKDKAGGVCLNVGCIPTKALVERAEIFNSLSELKSMGIRTDKSELNYAKVQKKAQTASTRLSKGISFLLEKNKVDYIQGEARKIEPSKVTLDDGTVITGTYILLATGSSPRAIPGFETDEDRVLSSTGMLAMTELPRTLTILGSGAIGIEFAYIMNSFGVKVTVVELLPRILPLEDREISEAIEASLSKQGIKFIKGTGAERMEKKDDAVDIVLSDEEKTVLSADKVLVAIGRKPNTDRIDLSLTDISINSRGFIETGDYYETGEKNIFAIGDILPSAQLAHVASMEAEIAVAHIAGKVTVERIDDTEVPSAVYCEPQAASFGMKEPEEENAEITVSRFPFTGNGKAKATGHSEGLVKIVSDKEGHILGAHIAGRNASEMIHELLLAKKEGITLDRLAEMIHVHPSLSESIMEASKEAYDGAIHL is encoded by the coding sequence ATGAATAACACAACATATGATCTCATCATCATCGGCAGCGGTCCAGGAGGATATGTCGGTGCCATCAGAGCATCTCAACTCGGACTGAAAAGTTGTATTATTGAAAAAGATAAAGCCGGAGGGGTCTGTCTAAATGTCGGTTGCATACCGACGAAGGCTCTGGTTGAAAGAGCTGAAATATTCAATAGCCTTTCCGAGCTGAAAAGTATGGGTATCAGGACAGATAAAAGTGAGCTGAATTACGCTAAGGTGCAAAAAAAAGCACAGACGGCATCAACCCGATTATCTAAAGGCATCAGCTTCCTGCTGGAAAAAAACAAAGTCGATTACATACAGGGAGAAGCCCGGAAGATTGAACCTTCTAAAGTGACCCTTGATGACGGTACTGTCATAACAGGTACCTATATACTTCTGGCAACAGGATCATCTCCCAGAGCCATTCCCGGTTTCGAAACCGATGAGGATCGTGTTCTGTCGTCAACCGGGATGCTTGCCATGACAGAACTTCCCCGGACATTGACTATTCTCGGAAGCGGCGCCATAGGCATAGAGTTCGCTTACATCATGAATTCATTCGGCGTCAAGGTGACAGTTGTCGAGCTGCTTCCCCGGATTCTCCCCCTTGAGGACAGAGAGATCTCCGAAGCGATTGAGGCCTCTCTTTCCAAACAGGGAATCAAGTTCATTAAGGGGACCGGCGCTGAAAGAATGGAGAAAAAAGATGACGCAGTAGACATTGTCTTATCGGATGAAGAGAAGACGGTGCTCTCGGCTGATAAGGTACTTGTGGCAATAGGCCGGAAACCCAATACGGACCGTATAGATTTGTCACTGACCGATATTTCAATCAACAGTAGAGGTTTTATAGAAACCGGAGATTATTACGAAACCGGAGAAAAGAATATTTTTGCTATCGGAGATATCCTGCCTTCTGCACAACTGGCTCATGTCGCTTCGATGGAAGCGGAAATCGCTGTCGCTCATATAGCCGGGAAAGTAACTGTTGAGAGGATTGATGATACAGAAGTCCCCTCCGCTGTCTACTGTGAACCTCAGGCGGCATCATTCGGAATGAAGGAGCCTGAGGAGGAAAATGCAGAGATTACAGTAAGCCGTTTCCCTTTTACCGGAAACGGTAAGGCCAAAGCCACAGGTCATTCGGAAGGTCTCGTTAAAATAGTGAGCGATAAAGAGGGACATATTCTCGGAGCCCATATCGCAGGCCGTAATGCCTCTGAAATGATTCATGAGCTTCTTCTTGCCAAAAAAGAAGGGATAACTCTGGATAGGCTTGCAGAGATGATACATGTTCATCCATCCTTATCTGAATCTATCATGGAAGCTTCTAAAGAAGCCTATGATGGCGCTATTCATCTTTGA
- a CDS encoding nitroreductase family protein: MELIEKKCILCGHCYAICPAGAITVPGYPSKESLNRNDVPNSLEKLLTMRRSIRHYKNQSVPRDLLDRIIDTVIHSPTGTNSRKTGITILDDRKKIVELSDIIMTHFRTLTKILLNPATYPILLLFLGKEKTRKIFAYKRLIPKYFSGKDILTHDAPVLMLFHSSKKASTPEQDALIWATSAMLLAESHGLGTCFNGFLVLGLRSCAKARKYIGLPRGRQIYETFTAGFPLYRYKRPVPREREYITYI, from the coding sequence ATGGAACTGATTGAAAAAAAGTGTATATTATGCGGCCATTGTTATGCCATATGCCCTGCAGGAGCCATAACTGTTCCAGGTTATCCCTCAAAGGAAAGTCTGAACCGGAATGATGTTCCTAACAGCCTGGAAAAGCTTTTGACCATGAGAAGAAGCATCCGCCACTACAAAAATCAGTCAGTGCCCAGAGACCTTCTGGATAGAATCATCGACACTGTGATTCACTCGCCCACCGGGACGAATTCAAGAAAAACCGGGATAACGATTCTCGATGACAGAAAAAAAATCGTAGAGTTATCCGATATCATCATGACGCATTTCAGAACATTAACAAAAATCCTTTTAAATCCCGCAACTTATCCCATCCTCCTGTTATTTCTGGGAAAAGAAAAAACCCGAAAGATATTTGCATACAAACGCCTTATTCCCAAGTATTTTTCGGGCAAGGACATCCTGACTCACGATGCGCCTGTTCTGATGCTTTTCCACAGCAGCAAAAAAGCTTCTACGCCTGAACAGGATGCTTTGATCTGGGCCACTTCAGCGATGTTGCTCGCCGAATCACACGGTCTGGGAACCTGTTTCAACGGCTTTCTTGTCCTGGGCCTGAGAAGCTGCGCCAAAGCGCGGAAGTACATCGGACTCCCCCGGGGGAGACAGATTTATGAAACTTTTACAGCCGGCTTCCCTCTATACCGATACAAACGACCCGTTCCGAGAGAAAGAGAGTATATAACCTACATCTGA
- a CDS encoding RecQ family ATP-dependent DNA helicase, with amino-acid sequence MQEAKDPLNHEAKTHFGIDYIFPFQRLVIANILRSAGVKGFEVDDDYHEELSPRQIVLLPTGSGKSLCFMLPAFLLDGITLVVFPLLSLMSDQLRRANEAGLDAVILRGGQSPDDRKSIFRKCRVGNIKMILTNPETLQNRDVLDVLREMMISHLVIDEAHTVSEWGDSFRPAYLETGKILNEIDVPIVTAFTATASPHILNRIKSVLFPNDTPNVIYGNPDRSNISYSVIKSASPNQTLLRKIKELDKPAIVFTSSRTSTELTARMLRRELVSKNVFFYHAGLEKPEKEKIESWFFHSDDGILVSTTAYGMGVDKSNIRTVIHLEPPPTVESYLQESGRAGRDRDHAEALLIYNSRTKERLNKILDEHSAERFKSMLHYGENESSCRREYLLKLLNSAPEICSGCDICRDAVESEEYEELVMSIITANKRRFTRKELVFFLKGYKTPHIKERLLHCLWGFGIFYQWSTEMLEELVDSMIYTGVLRLPQKGIGKHRISTERSKMNSAIIGFFRSFHDRFR; translated from the coding sequence ATGCAGGAAGCGAAGGATCCTTTAAACCATGAAGCAAAAACACATTTCGGAATAGATTATATTTTCCCTTTTCAGAGATTAGTCATAGCCAATATTCTTCGATCGGCTGGAGTCAAAGGATTTGAAGTCGATGATGATTATCATGAAGAACTGTCTCCGAGACAAATTGTGCTTCTCCCAACCGGTTCAGGAAAAAGTCTCTGTTTCATGCTGCCGGCGTTTCTTCTGGACGGGATAACACTTGTTGTCTTTCCCCTTCTCTCCCTCATGTCAGATCAGCTGAGACGAGCAAATGAAGCCGGCCTGGATGCCGTAATACTCAGAGGAGGTCAATCTCCCGATGACAGGAAAAGCATTTTCCGGAAATGCCGTGTAGGAAACATTAAAATGATTCTTACAAATCCGGAAACTCTGCAAAACAGAGATGTGCTGGATGTCCTCCGGGAGATGATGATAAGCCATCTTGTAATAGATGAAGCTCATACCGTGTCGGAATGGGGAGACTCGTTCAGACCGGCATATCTTGAAACGGGAAAAATCTTAAATGAAATCGATGTTCCCATCGTCACAGCCTTTACCGCGACAGCCTCTCCCCATATCCTGAACAGAATAAAAAGTGTGCTCTTCCCCAACGATACTCCCAATGTCATATACGGGAATCCCGACCGCAGCAACATCTCCTACAGTGTGATAAAAAGCGCGAGCCCGAATCAGACTCTTTTGCGAAAAATCAAGGAACTGGACAAACCTGCCATTGTTTTTACATCATCCCGAACATCCACAGAGCTTACAGCCAGAATGCTTAGAAGGGAACTTGTCAGTAAAAATGTTTTTTTCTACCATGCCGGGTTAGAAAAACCTGAGAAAGAGAAAATTGAATCCTGGTTTTTTCATTCCGATGACGGAATACTGGTTTCGACCACAGCTTACGGAATGGGTGTGGATAAAAGCAATATTCGGACTGTCATTCACCTGGAACCTCCCCCTACCGTGGAATCCTATCTACAGGAATCAGGCCGGGCCGGTCGGGACAGAGATCACGCCGAAGCTTTGCTGATATACAACAGCCGGACAAAAGAGCGATTAAATAAAATTCTAGATGAACATTCTGCTGAAAGATTTAAATCGATGCTCCATTACGGTGAAAATGAATCCAGCTGCAGGAGAGAATATTTACTCAAATTGCTCAACTCTGCTCCTGAAATATGCAGCGGCTGTGATATCTGCCGGGATGCGGTTGAATCGGAAGAGTATGAAGAGCTGGTCATGTCGATAATAACGGCCAACAAGAGGAGGTTTACCCGAAAAGAACTTGTCTTCTTTCTTAAGGGTTACAAAACACCCCATATTAAAGAGCGATTATTACATTGTTTATGGGGTTTCGGCATTTTTTACCAATGGAGTACGGAAATGCTGGAAGAACTTGTCGATTCCATGATATACACCGGTGTTCTCCGGCTTCCTCAGAAAGGAATCGGAAAACACCGTATCAGCACAGAAAGATCAAAGATGAATAGCGCCATCATAGGCTTCTTTAGAAGCTTCCATGATAGATTCAGATAA
- a CDS encoding DUF4037 domain-containing protein: MKYKVKGVTDELVKRLSSWSNVEVITCTDAATIDFYDPYFSITLDVYYRGDAILSRIEREKLFSDSLYFESSTVTQKDRFMMDDFPVRIEYKNLERIEKLISDLENPDALYKERGTYIFHRIEEGILLFERTGWLGDIRQKLEKMPDRFWEIFREVSQSRMEHYLSDIGAAVFQKDNLFYKISIAGFLDSACCTLFAVNRKFEPSAKRFRELIGQLPVLPAGFMANFDVLLRIDDNFTTERNREVAELLAKGIIGL; the protein is encoded by the coding sequence ATGAAATACAAGGTAAAAGGGGTTACAGACGAACTTGTAAAAAGATTATCCTCGTGGAGCAATGTGGAAGTCATTACATGCACAGATGCCGCGACGATTGATTTTTACGATCCGTACTTTTCCATTACGCTTGATGTGTATTACCGCGGAGATGCGATACTTTCCAGAATCGAGAGAGAAAAACTTTTTTCCGATTCCTTATATTTTGAATCTTCAACTGTAACCCAGAAAGACCGGTTTATGATGGATGATTTTCCCGTCAGGATAGAATATAAAAACCTGGAGAGGATTGAAAAACTGATAAGCGATCTAGAAAATCCCGACGCACTTTACAAGGAAAGGGGTACATACATTTTCCACAGGATCGAAGAGGGAATTTTACTATTCGAAAGAACCGGCTGGCTGGGAGATATCAGACAGAAACTGGAAAAGATGCCTGACCGTTTCTGGGAAATTTTCCGCGAGGTTTCGCAAAGCAGAATGGAGCATTATCTGAGTGATATCGGAGCTGCTGTTTTTCAGAAAGACAATCTGTTCTATAAGATTTCCATAGCGGGATTTCTGGATTCGGCATGCTGTACGCTTTTTGCGGTCAATAGAAAATTCGAACCATCAGCTAAAAGATTCCGTGAACTTATAGGTCAGCTTCCTGTACTTCCCGCCGGTTTTATGGCAAACTTCGATGTACTTCTCAGAATTGATGACAACTTTACCACTGAGAGAAACAGGGAGGTGGCAGAATTACTTGCAAAAGGAATTATCGGTTTATAA
- the rpmB gene encoding 50S ribosomal protein L28 yields the protein MSRKCEICGKGTVAGHSVPRKGLPKKKGGAGQHIGVKSKRTFKPNIVKVSALFGGNKKTVKVCTSCLKAGKVDKA from the coding sequence ATGTCTCGAAAATGTGAAATTTGTGGAAAAGGAACTGTTGCCGGACACAGTGTACCCAGAAAGGGTCTTCCCAAGAAAAAAGGTGGAGCTGGACAGCACATTGGTGTGAAAAGTAAAAGAACTTTTAAACCCAATATCGTTAAAGTTTCCGCTTTGTTCGGTGGTAACAAAAAGACTGTAAAAGTATGTACCAGCTGTCTTAAAGCCGGTAAAGTAGACAAAGCTTAA
- a CDS encoding metal-dependent transcriptional regulator, whose product MKKSEQLTTSLEDYLEAILFLEEKNRVARVKDIAEFLSVQMPSVTGAQKNLRSKGLVEYERNSFINLSREGLKIARSIRKKHDILKNFLKSVLLLDDDQSEEEACKIEHAISQNTALRIKNLTDYVLKGLDTGELSGQSWQDIISE is encoded by the coding sequence ATGAAAAAAAGCGAACAACTTACTACAAGTCTTGAAGACTACCTGGAAGCAATTCTTTTTCTTGAAGAAAAAAACAGAGTCGCACGAGTTAAGGATATAGCTGAATTTCTATCCGTTCAGATGCCTTCTGTAACAGGAGCCCAGAAAAACCTCAGAAGCAAAGGATTAGTCGAGTACGAACGAAATTCTTTCATCAATTTATCCAGAGAAGGCCTGAAAATTGCCAGATCTATCAGAAAAAAGCACGACATCCTTAAGAATTTTTTGAAATCTGTTCTTCTTCTAGATGACGATCAATCGGAAGAGGAAGCCTGTAAAATCGAACATGCCATCAGTCAGAACACTGCTTTGAGAATCAAAAACCTCACAGATTATGTCCTGAAAGGTCTGGATACCGGAGAGCTTTCCGGGCAATCGTGGCAGGATATTATTTCGGAGTAG